From Pelomonas sp. SE-A7, a single genomic window includes:
- a CDS encoding VWA domain-containing protein yields MSSADAKPPRSTSSRPPEGRLAENLVHFGRVLRTAGLSVGSDRIQLALQALQVAGLESRRDFKAVLAACLVDRAEHRLLFDQAFHIFWRDPDLLGRVLAMLLPQAPVAKAGTPPPENRRLAEALFPQPVAQASDDEPPEQLEIDAALSWSQREVLRQQDFETMTNAEWTQAKRLVRQLRPLFDARPSRRHRAAERGRIAWRATLRQEARSATLAPAREAPREQLAPLVVLADISGSMSRYSRMLLHLAHGLANPAEQRKAPRVHSFVFGTRLTPVTRLLKQRDPDLAISAVSRRVEDWSGGTRISDCMHQFNRQWARRVLSSDSTVLLITDGLEQGSEEDPRCERLAFEAQRLRLSCRRLLWLNPLLRFDGFEPRAAGIRALLPEVSRHLPAHNVASLQDLTQRLLCN; encoded by the coding sequence ATGTCCAGCGCTGACGCCAAGCCCCCACGCTCGACAAGCTCGCGGCCCCCCGAGGGCCGATTGGCCGAGAACCTCGTCCACTTCGGCCGCGTGCTGCGCACCGCCGGCCTGAGCGTGGGCAGCGACCGCATCCAGCTCGCGCTGCAGGCCCTGCAGGTCGCCGGACTGGAATCGCGGCGCGACTTCAAGGCGGTGCTGGCCGCCTGCCTGGTGGACCGGGCCGAGCACCGGCTGCTGTTCGACCAGGCTTTTCACATCTTCTGGCGCGACCCCGACCTGCTGGGCCGGGTGCTGGCCATGCTGCTGCCGCAGGCCCCGGTGGCGAAGGCCGGCACGCCGCCGCCGGAGAACCGTCGCCTGGCCGAGGCCTTGTTCCCGCAGCCGGTCGCGCAGGCCTCGGACGACGAGCCGCCCGAGCAACTCGAGATCGACGCGGCGCTGAGCTGGAGCCAGCGCGAGGTCTTGCGCCAGCAGGACTTCGAGACCATGACGAACGCCGAATGGACCCAGGCCAAGCGCCTGGTGCGCCAGCTGCGGCCACTGTTCGACGCCCGACCCAGCCGTCGCCACCGGGCTGCCGAGCGCGGTCGCATCGCCTGGCGCGCCACGCTTCGGCAGGAGGCACGCAGCGCAACGCTGGCCCCGGCGCGCGAGGCGCCGCGCGAGCAGCTGGCGCCGCTGGTGGTGCTGGCCGACATCTCCGGCTCGATGAGCCGCTACTCGCGCATGCTCCTGCATCTGGCCCATGGCCTGGCCAATCCGGCCGAGCAGCGCAAGGCACCACGCGTCCACAGCTTTGTCTTTGGCACGCGACTGACGCCGGTGACGCGCTTGCTGAAGCAGCGCGATCCGGACCTGGCGATCAGCGCCGTCTCGCGCCGGGTCGAGGACTGGTCGGGCGGCACCCGCATCAGCGACTGCATGCACCAGTTCAACCGGCAATGGGCACGCCGTGTTCTGAGCAGCGACAGCACGGTGCTCCTGATCACCGATGGCCTGGAGCAAGGCAGCGAGGAGGACCCGCGCTGCGAACGCCTGGCCTTCGAGGCACAGCGGCTGCGGCTTTCGTGCCGGCGCCTCCTTTGGCTGAACCCGCTCTTGCGCTTCGACGGCTTCGAGCCACGCGCCGCCGGCATCCGCGCGCTGCTGCCCGAGGTCAGCCGGCATCTGCCGGCCCACAATGTGGCCAGCCTCCAAGACCTCACCCAACGATTGCTATGCAACTGA
- a CDS encoding carbon monoxide dehydrogenase subunit G, with protein sequence MQLSGDETLPVSQAQAWEALNDVDMLKAAITGCESLTALGDNAYEAVLSISIGPVKAKFKGRLQLSDLRPPSGYQLAFEGQGGAAGHGKGQAQVRLETLGPNQCLLHYTVVASVGGKIAQIGSRLVDLAAQKMASDFFAAFNAALQQRYEVPPPPPPPPPKSLFQRFLDWYLGWLGRIFTGKL encoded by the coding sequence ATGCAACTGAGCGGCGACGAAACCCTGCCCGTGTCCCAGGCCCAGGCCTGGGAGGCGCTGAACGACGTGGACATGCTCAAGGCCGCCATCACCGGCTGCGAGTCGCTCACCGCCCTGGGCGACAACGCCTACGAGGCCGTGCTCTCGATCTCCATCGGCCCGGTCAAGGCCAAGTTCAAGGGGCGGCTGCAGCTCTCGGACCTGCGGCCGCCCTCGGGCTATCAGCTCGCCTTCGAAGGCCAGGGCGGCGCTGCCGGCCACGGCAAGGGCCAGGCCCAGGTGCGGCTGGAGACGCTGGGGCCGAATCAGTGCCTGCTGCACTACACGGTGGTGGCGAGCGTGGGCGGCAAGATCGCCCAGATCGGTTCGCGCCTGGTGGACCTGGCGGCCCAGAAGATGGCCAGCGATTTCTTCGCGGCCTTCAATGCCGCCCTGCAACAGCGCTACGAGGTCCCCCCGCCTCCGCCCCCTCCTCCGCCCAAGTCGCTGTTCCAGCGCTTCCTGGACTGGTACCTGGGCTGGCTGGGCCGGATCTTCACGGGCAAGCTCTAG
- a CDS encoding xanthine dehydrogenase family protein molybdopterin-binding subunit, translated as MNAPGFIGQSVKRREDARFLTGRGQYTDDIVLPRQTYASFLRSPYAHARIKSLDASAALAAPGVLGVFHGEHFRAIGGLPCGWLIHSTDGTPMKEPKHPILADGKVRFVGDLVALVVAETQAQAKAAAQLINVDYEELPAVVDCAQANLLPGQVHEEAPGNLCYRWGCGDKAGTDAAMASAAHVTRLEFRNNRLIPNAIEPRAANASYNPSDESYTLYVANQNPHVERLLMCAFVLGIPEHKMRVVAPDVGGGFGSKIFLYAEETALVWASKQVGRAIKWTAERSESFLSDAHGRDHATVAELGLDAKGKFLAMRVTTTANLGAYLSTFASSVPTILYATLLAGQYTTPKIYAEVTGVFTNTAPVDAYRGAGRPEATYVVERLVETAAHELKIDPAELRRRNFIHEFPYATPVGLTYDTGDYDATLNRVIQIADVAGFPARKAASEAKGLKRGLGYSTYIEACGLAPSNIAGALGARAGLFEAGEVRVHPTGKVTVFTGSHSHGQGHETTFAQVVADKLGIPLDDVSIEHGDTGKVLFGMGTYGSRSLSVGGTAIVKAVDKVIAKGKKIAAHLLEAAEGDIEFSGGQFRVAGTDKAVPFASVSLTAYVPHNYPLDKLEPGLNENAFYDPSNFTYPAGSYVCEVEVDPATGKVRVDRFSAVDDFGNIVNPMIVEGQVQGGIAQGLGQALLEHGIYDEHTGQLLTGSYMDYAMPRADDLPSFNIETAKGTPCTHNPLGVKGCGEAGAIGSPAAAMNAICDALGIKDIAMPATPHTVWQAIQANR; from the coding sequence ATGAACGCACCCGGATTCATAGGCCAGAGCGTCAAGCGCCGCGAGGACGCGCGCTTTCTGACCGGACGCGGCCAGTACACCGACGACATCGTGCTGCCGCGCCAGACCTACGCCAGCTTCCTGCGCAGCCCCTATGCCCATGCCCGCATCAAGAGCCTGGACGCCAGCGCCGCGCTGGCCGCGCCGGGCGTGCTGGGCGTGTTCCACGGCGAGCATTTCCGCGCCATCGGCGGCCTGCCCTGCGGCTGGCTGATCCACAGCACCGACGGCACGCCGATGAAGGAGCCCAAGCACCCGATCCTGGCCGACGGCAAGGTGCGCTTCGTCGGCGACCTGGTGGCCCTGGTCGTGGCCGAGACCCAGGCCCAGGCCAAGGCCGCGGCCCAGCTGATCAATGTGGACTACGAGGAACTGCCGGCCGTGGTGGACTGCGCACAAGCCAATCTGCTGCCGGGCCAGGTGCATGAGGAAGCGCCGGGCAACCTCTGCTACCGCTGGGGCTGCGGCGACAAGGCCGGCACCGATGCCGCCATGGCCTCTGCCGCCCATGTGACGCGGCTGGAGTTCCGCAACAACCGGCTGATTCCCAACGCCATCGAGCCGCGCGCGGCCAACGCTTCGTACAACCCCAGCGACGAGAGCTACACGCTCTACGTGGCCAACCAGAACCCGCATGTGGAGCGGCTCCTGATGTGCGCCTTCGTGCTGGGCATCCCCGAGCACAAGATGCGCGTGGTGGCGCCCGACGTGGGCGGCGGCTTCGGTTCCAAGATCTTTCTCTACGCCGAGGAGACCGCCCTGGTCTGGGCCAGCAAGCAGGTCGGTCGGGCGATCAAGTGGACGGCCGAACGTTCGGAAAGTTTCCTCTCCGACGCCCATGGCCGCGACCACGCGACCGTCGCAGAGCTGGGCCTCGATGCCAAGGGCAAGTTCCTCGCGATGCGGGTGACGACCACGGCCAATCTGGGCGCCTACCTCTCCACCTTTGCGTCCAGCGTGCCGACCATCCTCTATGCCACGCTGCTGGCTGGCCAGTACACCACGCCCAAGATCTACGCCGAGGTGACCGGCGTTTTCACCAATACGGCGCCGGTCGATGCCTACCGCGGCGCCGGCCGGCCCGAGGCCACCTATGTGGTCGAGCGCCTGGTCGAGACCGCGGCCCATGAGCTGAAGATCGACCCGGCCGAGCTGCGCCGCCGCAACTTCATCCACGAGTTCCCCTATGCCACGCCGGTGGGCCTGACCTATGACACCGGCGACTACGACGCCACGCTCAATCGCGTCATCCAGATCGCCGACGTAGCCGGCTTCCCGGCGCGCAAGGCGGCCAGCGAGGCCAAGGGCCTCAAGCGCGGCCTGGGCTACTCGACCTACATCGAGGCCTGCGGCCTGGCACCGTCCAATATCGCCGGCGCGCTGGGAGCGCGCGCGGGCCTGTTCGAGGCCGGCGAGGTGCGGGTCCATCCCACCGGCAAGGTCACGGTCTTCACCGGCAGCCATTCGCATGGCCAGGGCCACGAGACCACCTTCGCCCAGGTGGTGGCCGACAAGCTGGGCATTCCGCTCGACGATGTCAGCATCGAGCATGGCGACACCGGCAAGGTCCTGTTCGGCATGGGCACCTACGGCAGCCGCTCGCTCTCGGTCGGCGGCACGGCCATCGTCAAGGCGGTGGACAAGGTGATCGCCAAGGGCAAGAAGATCGCCGCCCATCTGCTGGAGGCGGCCGAGGGCGACATCGAGTTCTCGGGCGGTCAGTTCCGAGTGGCCGGCACCGACAAGGCCGTGCCCTTTGCCTCGGTCTCGCTGACCGCCTACGTGCCGCACAACTACCCGCTGGACAAGCTGGAGCCCGGCCTCAACGAAAACGCCTTCTACGACCCGAGCAACTTCACCTATCCGGCCGGCAGCTATGTCTGCGAGGTCGAGGTGGACCCGGCCACCGGCAAGGTGCGTGTGGACCGCTTCAGTGCGGTGGACGACTTCGGCAACATCGTCAATCCGATGATCGTCGAGGGCCAGGTGCAAGGCGGCATCGCCCAGGGCCTGGGCCAGGCCCTGCTGGAGCACGGCATCTACGACGAGCACACGGGCCAGCTGCTCACCGGCTCCTACATGGACTACGCCATGCCGCGCGCCGACGACCTGCCCAGCTTCAACATAGAGACGGCCAAGGGCACGCCCTGCACCCACAACCCGCTGGGCGTGAAGGGCTGCGGCGAGGCCGGCGCCATAGGCTCGCCGGCCGCGGCCATGAATGCGATCTGCGATGCGCTCGGCATCAAGGACATCGCCATGCCGGCCACGCCGCACACCGTCTGGCAGGCCATCCAGGCCAACCGCTGA
- a CDS encoding xanthine dehydrogenase family protein subunit M, with amino-acid sequence MSFSYQQATSLAAAAQAAGQADTKILAGGQSLLGAIKLGLAMPAGLVDLGGLAELRGIRLENNEIVIGAMATHASVAASPEVQRAIPALAELAGNIGDRQVRNRGTLGGSLANNDPAACYPAAVLGLGATVITDRRQIAADDFFKGLYETDLAEGEIIREVSFPVPSKAGWQKFKQPASRFSIVGVFVARTASGTRVAVTGAGPCVFRATKLEAALAADWSGTAAAKVVISDEGLNSDLHGSAVYRAALIPVLAGRAVTAAG; translated from the coding sequence ATGAGCTTCAGCTATCAACAAGCCACTTCGCTGGCCGCTGCCGCCCAGGCCGCGGGCCAGGCGGATACCAAGATCCTGGCCGGCGGCCAGTCGCTGCTGGGGGCGATCAAGCTGGGCCTGGCGATGCCGGCCGGCCTGGTCGACCTGGGCGGCCTGGCCGAGCTGCGCGGCATCCGGCTCGAGAACAACGAGATCGTGATCGGCGCCATGGCCACCCATGCCTCGGTGGCCGCCTCGCCCGAGGTGCAACGGGCGATTCCGGCCCTGGCCGAGCTGGCCGGAAACATAGGCGACCGCCAGGTCCGCAACCGCGGCACCTTGGGCGGCAGCCTGGCCAACAACGACCCGGCGGCCTGCTATCCGGCGGCCGTGCTGGGCCTGGGCGCCACGGTGATCACCGACCGCCGGCAGATCGCGGCCGACGACTTCTTCAAGGGCCTGTATGAGACCGACCTGGCCGAGGGCGAGATCATCCGCGAAGTCAGCTTCCCGGTGCCGAGCAAGGCCGGCTGGCAGAAGTTCAAGCAGCCGGCTTCGCGCTTCTCCATCGTCGGCGTGTTCGTGGCCAGGACCGCCTCCGGCACCCGCGTGGCCGTGACCGGCGCCGGCCCCTGCGTGTTCCGCGCCACCAAGCTGGAAGCCGCGCTGGCGGCGGACTGGAGCGGCACGGCCGCGGCCAAAGTGGTGATCAGCGATGAAGGCCTGAACAGCGATCTGCATGGTTCGGCGGTCTACCGCGCCGCCCTGATCCCGGTGCTGGCCGGCCGCGCCGTGACGGCGGCTGGATGA
- a CDS encoding YafY family protein codes for MRRADRLFQIVQLIRGRRLTTAEFLAERLEVSVRTVYRDVAALQQQGVPIDGEAGVGYRMRAGFDLPPLMFSKDEAQALVAAVRLAQPQLDEGLSGEAEQALGKILAVLSPTARAAAESLAVFAPQSGLDAATRERLARLREATESRHKLRLDYQDLSETPSLRTVRPLACFFWGPSWTLAAWCELREDFRSFRVDRIRSLAVLDERFRDEPGKTLADMNRQRDA; via the coding sequence ATGCGCCGCGCCGACCGCCTGTTCCAGATCGTCCAGCTGATACGAGGCCGACGCCTCACCACCGCCGAATTCCTGGCCGAGCGGCTGGAGGTGTCGGTCCGCACCGTCTACCGCGACGTGGCCGCCCTGCAGCAGCAGGGCGTGCCCATCGACGGCGAGGCCGGCGTGGGCTACCGCATGCGGGCCGGCTTCGACCTTCCGCCGCTGATGTTCAGCAAGGACGAGGCGCAAGCCCTGGTGGCCGCCGTGCGACTGGCCCAGCCGCAGCTGGACGAAGGCCTGTCCGGCGAGGCCGAGCAGGCGCTGGGCAAGATCCTGGCCGTGCTCAGCCCCACGGCCCGCGCCGCGGCCGAGAGCCTGGCCGTCTTCGCGCCGCAGAGCGGCCTGGACGCCGCGACCCGCGAACGACTGGCGCGGCTGCGCGAGGCCACCGAGAGCCGCCACAAGCTCAGGCTGGACTACCAGGACCTCAGCGAAACCCCCAGCCTGCGCACCGTGCGGCCGCTGGCCTGCTTCTTCTGGGGCCCGTCCTGGACCCTGGCCGCCTGGTGCGAGCTGCGCGAGGACTTCCGCAGTTTCCGGGTGGACCGCATCCGCTCGCTGGCGGTGCTGGACGAACGCTTCCGCGACGAGCCGGGCAAGACCCTGGCCGACATGAACCGCCAGCGCGATGCCTAG
- a CDS encoding MoxR family ATPase yields MTTGLPQSIDDCAAALLAQGYVAQRELAATAFLALRLQRPLFLEGEPGTGKTEIAKVLAAMLDRPLLRLQCYEGLDLASSAYEWNYARQMLEIKLAGPESKAEQFFDRRFLIARPLLQALELPGPPVLLIDELDRADEPFEAFLLELLSEFQLSIPELGVIRAAEPPIVVVTSNRTREIHDAVKRRCLYHWVDFPDATRELQILRLRVPGASEALARQVVAFIQGLRRLDLYKLPGVAESIEWSRALLELDAVALDPATVQQTLGVLLKYQDDIARVQGSEAARLLEQVRLDVQR; encoded by the coding sequence ATGACAACAGGGCTTCCGCAGAGCATCGACGACTGCGCGGCCGCGCTGCTGGCGCAAGGCTATGTGGCCCAGCGCGAGCTGGCGGCCACGGCCTTTCTCGCGCTGCGGCTGCAGCGGCCGCTGTTCCTGGAGGGCGAGCCCGGCACCGGCAAGACCGAGATCGCCAAGGTGCTGGCCGCGATGCTGGACCGGCCACTACTGCGCCTGCAGTGCTACGAAGGCCTGGACCTGGCGTCCAGCGCCTATGAGTGGAACTACGCGCGCCAGATGCTGGAGATCAAGCTCGCCGGGCCCGAGTCCAAGGCCGAGCAATTCTTCGACCGGCGCTTCCTGATCGCCCGTCCACTCTTGCAGGCACTGGAGTTGCCGGGTCCGCCGGTGCTCCTGATCGACGAGCTGGATCGGGCCGACGAACCCTTCGAGGCCTTTCTGCTGGAATTGCTGAGCGAGTTCCAGCTCAGCATTCCGGAGCTGGGCGTGATCCGGGCGGCGGAGCCGCCCATCGTCGTCGTCACCAGCAACCGCACGCGCGAGATCCACGATGCGGTCAAGCGCCGCTGCCTCTACCACTGGGTCGACTTTCCGGACGCCACGCGCGAGCTGCAAATCCTCAGGCTGCGCGTCCCCGGTGCGTCCGAGGCCCTGGCCCGCCAGGTCGTCGCCTTCATCCAGGGCCTGCGCCGCCTGGACCTCTACAAGCTGCCCGGCGTGGCCGAGAGCATCGAATGGTCGCGGGCCCTGCTGGAGCTGGACGCCGTGGCCCTGGACCCGGCGACCGTGCAGCAGACCCTGGGCGTGCTGCTCAAGTACCAGGACGACATCGCCCGCGTGCAGGGCTCGGAAGCGGCGCGGCTGCTGGAGCAGGTGAGGCTCGATGTCCAGCGCTGA